Below is a genomic region from Vibrio nitrifigilis.
ACGGGGAAAACAACGATCGCGCGTAGTTTGCTTAGCTCACTCGATGAATCGATAACTGCCATTCAACTCGTTACAACTCATCTTACTCCCGATGCATTAATTAATATGATTGCCTCTAATTTTGGCTTGCAGGTTGAAGGGTTAGGTAAATCGGAAACGTTGAAACGTCTTGAAGGATTCTTAAACAACCTCAACCGACAGGGGAAGCGGGCACTTTTGGTTATTGATGAAGCTCAGAACCTGCCTTCAGAGACGATTGAAGAGTTGCGAATGCTATCCAATTTTCAAGTCAATGATAAACCGTTGATTCAAAGTTTTTTGCTCGGCCAAGAAGAATTAAAGCCCATTATTGAACTGCCTGAAATGGAACAATTCAGGCAGAGAATTATCGCGTCTTGTCATTTAGAAACCTTCAACATTGAACAGACCCGCGAATACATTTTGCATCGACTAAAGGTGGTTGGTTGGGATAATAACCCTCGTCTAGATGACAAGATTTTTGCGTTGATTAGCCAATACACGGGTGGCGTCGCGAGAAAAATTAATATTTTTATGGATCGTTTGTTCCTATATGCCTTTATGGAAAATATCCAGACGATAGATGAGCAAGCGGTAAGAAGTGTGATTGATGAAATGGGAGGTGAATTATCTGGCGGTTTACAATCGACGAGTCATACTCGCGCTCCCGTAAATGCCAATACGGTTTCCTCCATGCATTATGACCACGCTGCATCAGTTGATTCTGTGGAGCTAGATAATCTTTGTCAGATATTGGCAGAAGTTAATCATATATTAGATGATGTGGTGTCGAGAAAAACACTGACTATTAAGCACTTAGATCGTTTGATTCGTGAAAAACGCAAGTTGTTATCAAATAGAAATGAACCATCAGAAAGCAATCGCCTTGTTGAAAAACGTTGGCTACAGCAATTAATTAAAGAGCGTGAATTGTAAGGTGAGCCCTTGTATGAGAAAAGGCCATGAATAAAAGCGTTCTAGTGGTTTGTACGGGGAATTTATGCCGATCACCCTACGCTGAATATCGGCTAAGAGAATTATGTCCTGACCTCGCAATTACGTCTGCTGGATTACAAGTCACTGAGCATCATCTTGAAGGGAAAAAGGCAGACAAAGTTGCGATTCAGGTTGCAAAAGAGATGGGGATCGATCTTTCTCAGCACAAAGCTATGCAGCTTAATGAGGCGTTAGTTGATGCTTATGATGTTATTTTGGTGATGGAGAGAGAGCAACAAGAGTTGTTTTGCGAATTGTTTCCCTACGCGAACTATAAGGTGTATTTGTTTGGTTTATGGAATGGTGGTGTGAACATAGACGACCCCTTTAACAAAGGGCAACTTGCTTTTCGTTTAGCGTTTAACATGATCGATAATGCTGTGAAGTCATGGTCAAACAAGTTGATGCAATAAAGGCTCAAACGAATTTGAGCCTTTATAGTTATACCCAAGTAACCTCAAGATGCTGTTTCAGCGAGAATGTATTCGCTCTTAGGCAAGGCACTGATTTGAAGACATAGTCATTCTACGTAGAAAATCAGCAACACAGCCTAGGAGCGAATACAACTCGCCCTTTGGGAGTTCATCAACAAACCTATTTCTGCGCTCAATCACGTTGAAAGGGAATAACCCTTCCTGCCGTGATTGAGCTTGACCTAGGCTCGTTGATGAAACTCTGAATCCTGCATCTTGAGGTCATTTGGGTATAGAAACTACATTGCATATCTAATCGAGAAAGATGAGCGAATACGGCGTCTATTACTGACAAGAAGTAGTGCAGCTACAAGGAAAATCAACAGTGTTGATGGTTCGGGAACAGGTGTTTGACTTGCGATATAGTCACTTGCGGTTGCCACCGCATAAGAGACAGTTTCTTGTAAACTGCTTGTCTCATTATATTCTTCGACAACATCGGTCAGCCATGATTGTGCAAGGGCTTGCAAATAACTACTACTCGAGATAGAGGCATAGGTAATCTCATTTTTGATAACATCATCGAGCCCATCATCGTATGAAATACCTAATATGGATAATAGCTCTGTCACTGCACTTTTCACCAAATTAAATTGCTCTACATCGTAACTGCCACCCGACCAAGTATACCTAGATTCTAGCAATGATATTCCAGAGCTAATAAGTTCTGATATATCACTAGTATCTGTTAATAAGTAACTGTAATCATTCTGTTGTACTAGCGTTAATGTATCATCAACACTCTTACCGATGATACTTTCCCAATCTAACCACTCCAGGCCTTTGCTAACAACTAATTCGGTAGTACTACTAAGGTTAATTGTTGCTGCTGATGCAGTCTGAGAAAGTAAAAGTAAAAAAGTGACTAAGCAGCACTGATAAAGTTTTCTTTTCATTTGTGTCAATCCCTAGGTAATGATTAATTATCTCAATAGTTTATTATTTACTCCTTCCAATACTACATTAAGCATATAACGATCCATTCCGTAACATATTGTTTAATATGGTGTTTTTTATCTGTTTAATTTATAAGATTTTTTTCTTGAACAGACTTGTAAATATCTTTGACACATATGGAAATTTAATATGGAACCAGTTTCTCTAAATTTAATTTAAATTATTTAAAATCAAATAGTTACAATTTTTGTAGTGTGTAAAATTATCTGACAGATAAGAAAGTACAACTATCTGTTCAATAGGCATAATGCTTGGTATGACTTGGATTGCACATATGAACGAGTATTGTAAAGTCAGAAAAGGAATGTCTGGTAACGCTAGAAACGCCGCCAATAATCTTAAGCAAACCTTAAGAAAAGAACGTTAGTGTACGAACTTGTAAGCTGTTAAATGAGTAGCAACTTACCCAGTTGCACGCGGGGAGGCGTTCTTCTGGGCATTTTGATTATACTGTTCAGACCCAAATCGTGAATCGATTTGGGTTTTTTTTATTCTTAATTTTGGTTGAGGCGTTCGGGCAATCTTTGCTGTACAAATTCCAGAAATAGCGTGACTTTTTTGGATCTATTTACAGAGTCGGAAGAGAGCAGGGCGACGATGTCGGCTTCTTCTAGTTCATAGTCTGGTAAAACGTGCACGAGCGATCCACTAGCGAGTTCTTGCTTTACATCCCATGATGAGCGCTGAATAAGGCCTTGCCCGTCAAGGCACCAGTTTTTAGTAATTCGACTGACATTGCTTGCTAATACGGGGTCGATACGTACAGTGGCGGTTTCCTGAGTCGCCTTATGAGTAAAACGCCACATGGTGGCGTCTTCATCATTTTCCCGGAGTGCAATACAGCGATGGTGCTGAAGATCATTCGGGTGTTCTAGTTTTGCGCAAGAACGAAGATAATCAGGCGAGGCTAATAGCATCCTCCGGTTCTTCGCTAATACCGTTCTTTTCAGAGACGAATCGGGTAGGTAGCCAATATAGAACATGATGTCAGGGCTATTATGTAGCGACCATTTAGGAATATCAGACAGATTCAATTCAATGGTGACGTTGGGATACAAATTTTGAAATTCTGCTGCTAGAGGACCTATATGCTTTTCGCCAAAACCGAGGGATGAGACCAGTTTCAGCTGACCAGAGATGGCCAATTTACTGTCGGAAATATCTTCTGTAAGTTGCTGCAACTCTTGAAGGAGGTGTTGTCCGTGGAGGGCAAGGCGCTGTCCTGCATCGGTAAGGGAAGTGGTTCGTGCATTTCGCTCAACCAACTTTACGCCCAATTTGACTTCAATATTTTGTAAACGTTGTGACACGCTAGGCGGTGTGACATTCAGTTTACGCGCCGCAGCGGCCAGAGAGCGACTACCTGCGATAATCGTAAAAAACTCTAAATCTTGTGAATTTATCATTAGGTTTGAACTTAATATTGAAGTTAGTTTTAGTAAATTTAACTTTATACAGCGCAATGTTACAACTCTCTTTATGGAAAGATGAGAGGTTTAAACATCATGATGCACGATTGGTTTGTCAGTGGCGTGAATGAGATGCTGTTATTGTTCGTTATCGCTGTGGTTGCCGCGGTGGTTGATGCCATTGCTGGTGGTGGCGGTTTAATTACGGTTCCAAGTTTGATGATAGCTGGGCTGCCTCCGGTCACAGTGTTAGGTACTAACCGTTTTCAAGCGGTTATTGGTGAGTTAACCACGTCTTTTATGTATTTGCGTAGTGGGCAGTTGACTTGGCAACAGTTAAAACTCGGGTTGCTGTTTACAGTAATAGGTAGTGTGTTCGGTTCTATGATGGTGAGTATGCTCGACAAGCATACCTTAGAGATATTGTTACCGGTACTGATGGTGGCGATAACACTTTATTCTATGACATCCAGTAAGCTTAAAGCGACATCAAGCTCTGCCGCCAAAGTAGCAACCGTGTCCTTTATGGTTTTCGCGGGACTGATATTGGGGTTCTACAACGGATTTTTTGGACCGGGTACCGGATCGTTGTGGATGTTATCGTTGGTCATTTTCTTAGGTTATACCATTAAGCAAGCCACTATGGTCACTAAGCCTCTTAACTTAATGGGGAACGTCGTATCTTTAGGATTGTTTGTTTATATCGGGCAGGTCGATTATCGCTTGGGATTGGTGATGGGCATTGGGCAGGTTGTCGGTTCGGTGCTAGGCAGTCAATTGGTTCTTCATCATGGGCCCCGATTCATTCGTCCGGTGTTTATCTGTGTCACACTGCTTATGACCAGTAAACTGTTATGGGAGCATTTACCTGCGGGTTGGTGGGTATAAAAGCATTAAATAACCAAAGCGGCCTAATGCCGCCTTGGCTCTACGATATTAGATCGCTTTGACTTGGCCACCATCAGCCAGCATGGTTTGGCCGGTGATGTAAGTATTGGCTTCTGAACACAAAAATGCGGCGAGTTTGCCGTATTCTGCAGGATCGCCATAACGTCCCAGTGGAATATTTTTCAGATGAGCAGCTTGCATTTCTTCAATGGTTTTCCCGGTTTTCTCAGCACGGAATTGATCCAAAACATCAATGCGTTCGGTGCGAATTCGGCCTGGGCCAATCACATTAACCAATATGTTGTCCTTACCTAGTTCTTGTGAAAGGCTTTTGGCTAGGCCAACAACGCCACAACGAAACGTATTGGAAAGAATCAGATTGTCGAGTGCGGTTTTCACCGAAGATGACGTTGAACATACAATACGACCAACCCCAGCTTTACGCATATAAGGTAATACTTCTCGAACGGCACGAATGTATGATAGTAACGTTAAGTCGTAGGCTTGTTGCCAGATGTCATCGTCGAACGCATCAAAGTTGCCCGCTTTTGGACCGCCGCTGTTGTTGACTAAAGCGTAGATGTTGCCAAACTTTTCTGCTGCCACTGTGACGACTCGCTTGATGTCTTCCGCTTTAGTCATATCGCCGACAATGTATGAAGGTCGATTGCCCGTTTCTGCTTCAATTTCTTGTTGCGCAGCAATCAATTTTTCTTCATTAGAGCTAAATAACATGACTTGAGCTTTCTCACGAGCAAATTCACACGCGATACCTTTTCCTAATCCAGCGCTTGAAGCCAAAACAATAACGCCTTTCCCCTTTAATCCTAAATCCATAATAATCCCTTGTTTACGATATCGTTATCTCTGAACTATGCAGAGATAGAAAGTGATTCCAATGCCTTAGCGATGCGCGATACGGCGCGTTTTAAGTTGTGCAGTGAGTTGGCGTAAGACATTCTGATGCACCCTTCGCCACATTGACCAAACGCAGATCCTGGAACAACGGCAACTTCAGCTTCTTCAAGCAAATAGGTCGCAAATTGTTCTGATGTCATACCAAAACTTGAAATATCGGCAAAGAGATAAAAGGCGCCCTGTGGGCGTACAATGTTAATCCCTTTAATAGTGCCTAGCGCTTCAATCAAATAATCCCTACGTTCGTTAAACTCTGCCACCATCTCATCGGCACAAGCCTGTGAACTGGTTAGCGCAGCAGCAGCTCCAAATTGTGCAAATGTGTTTGCACAAGCGATGGTGTTTTGGTGAACTTTCAACATAGCGTCGGTCATTAATTTTGGCGCTGCGGTATAACCGATTCTCCAACCGGTCATAGAGTAAATTTTTGACATGCCATTGACGACGATAGTGCGCTCATGCATGTCTGACAGTGTTGCGATGCTAAGGTGATGACAATGATCGTAGATGATGCGTTCGTAAATTTCGTCAGACAGTACAAACAGATCATGGCGTCGAACGAGGGCTGCTATCTCAGAAAGGATTTGTCGATCGTAGACAACACCTGTTGGGTTATGTGGGCTATTAATCACGATCATTTTGGTCTTGTCGGTTACCCGTTTTTCAATGTCTTCGATACGAGGAATAAAGCCATTTTTGAATGTGGTCGGGTAGGGGACTGGTTTGGCACCAGCCATTGTGGCACAAGGATAGTAAGCCACCCAGCTTGGATCGGGAATCAGCACTTCATCGCCAGGGTTGAGTGTCGCCATCATAGCGATAAAAACCGCTTCATTTGCCCCCGCAGTAACAATAATATCACTGCTAGAATAGTGCAGTTGATTGTCGCGCTCTAGTTTTTCTGCAATCGCCTCTTTTAGAGCATTGATACCTGCGTTAGAGCTGTAATGAACTTCCCCGCTATTTAGAGCGGCAATCGCATGATCTTTGATATGTTGCGGAGTATCGAAATCGGGTCGACCAATTTCCAGTCGAACCACATCACGTCCATCCTTTTCCATTTGGTTGACTTTTTCGAGTATTTTTCGGATCCCTGAAAACGGGATGTCACTCATTCTATCTGCAATATTCATGACTAATCATCCTTTGAATCAATAAGTTAGACTAGTTACGCCCAAGTCGCTGTAATGTTGCATATGGCAGTCATTTGGGCGTGATAAACATAGCGAGTTATAACGATTTTATTCCCTTAAGTATGTGCTGCTCGAAACACGTCGCGGCGGCTTTGGCGTTACCTTCCGCAATATGATTAATTAACGCTAAGTGCTCTTGATTCGATAACTTCAACCCAATGGGATTATTCATCTCTTTGTGCAGAAAAAGCGATAATTTTTTCTGCAATATCTTATTAAACTGTATTAACGGCGCACATTTTGTTGCTTCAAAAAGTACATCATGGAGCTGCTTATTGAGCACAAAATATTGCTCTATTTCCATCCGTTCGAGTGCGCTTACCATCTGGCTGTGTAACTGACGTAAGGTTTGAAGAGCATCGAGTGAAATTCTTTCTGCTAAAAGTTGACCCGCTAAGTAAGCTAAATTGGCTCTCACTCGATAGCCATCGTGAGCTTCGCTAGTGTCATATTCGACCACGAAATAACCTTTGTTCGGTTTTTTCTCTAAGATGCCTTCAATACAAAGTATATTTAGCGACTCTCTTACTTTGTGCCTGCTAAGCTGAAACGCTTCTGTCAGTTCTCTTTCGTTAACGCTGTGGCCGAAGTTCCATTCTCCTCTGGATACTTTATTTGCGATCCATTCGCCAATATCACTTTCGTTTTCATGGTTTGGCACGTAGCGCTACCCTTTCTATATCTAATTAAAATTGTCGACAATTATAAAGATTCACATCGTTTTATCTCCTCACTTTGTAACCATTAATGTCCGATAATTCAAGCCTATATTTTAACCTTTTTAAAGTTGATGATAATAAGTAATTGATTTTAATTGTAAATATTTTAATTAATTTAAACCCCTTGACAAGCTGTGTGAATAATTGATAAAAAAATTGCAGATATTTATTAAATGTTTTTTTTATTGCATTTTTTTTGAGGTGAGCGGATTTTATCACCTCGGAAGCTGATAAGGATTGAGAGTTAAACGTTCAGGAGGAACATACAATGAGAGCAATAAAATGGCGTCCCGCCGCAATAGCAGTTTTGGTCGCTTCTACGTTAGCGGTTGCACCAATGATGGCTGCAGCAAGTACCACATTAAAATATTCAGATCATGATCCAACGAATGGGATGAGAACAGACTTCGTCGATAAAGTTTGGTTGAAAACAATCAAAGAAAAGGCTGGCGATGATGTCGATATCCAAACGTTTTGGGGCGGCTCATTACTGGGGTCTAAAGAAATCCTGAAAGGGATTGGTGATGGTATTACTGAGATGGGATTTGTTTATCCCGGTCATTATCCAGGCCAATTACCTGCTCATACTATTTTCCGTTTGTTTCCTCGCGGTCCAAAGAAATTCGCAGATATGTTGTGGTTTTATCGTGAGGTATATAAAAAAGTACCGGCTTTCCAAGCTGAGCTAAAGAAAGCCCATGTCAAAACCTTACTATTTACAGCAGGCTTACCCGGTGCTTTTGTTGGGAAAAAACCGTTGCACAGCTTAGCTGATATCAAAGGTCAAAAATGGCGCGCAGGTGATAAATGGAGCCTACGTTTCCTACAAAATGCAGGTGCGCAGCCAACTTCTATTCCATGGGGTGATACCTACATGGCATTGCAAACTGGTGCGATTGACGGCTGTTATACCAACTATGATGGTGCGCATCTTATGAAGTTTGATGAAACAGCGCCGAATGTATTGGTTTCAAAATCGCTCTGGTACGGCATTCCATTTTTACATCTAATCAATGAAAACACCTTCAATCGCTTATCGAAAAAAACGCAACAAGAGATTTTGGATGCATCAGATATTGCTGAGAAGAAATTTGCCAAAGTTTACGATGATGCGTTTACACAAATCGTAAAAGATGAACGTGCAGCTGGTGTGAAAGTCACCTTTATGACTGACGATGACCTCATCAAATGGGAAGACTCTGATGAACTGGAAGGCTTGCAACAACAATGGGTGAAAGAAGCTCAGCAGGCTGGGTTAAAGAATGCTGAACAAGTGATGAAGCAGGTCAAAGACATCTATGCGCAAGCGATGAAGCGTGAAGATTCCAAAGAGGGATAGCGTGATGAAAAACTCTATCACAAGCGTCAGTCAGTCACTCGCTGGTCTATCTGGTTGGTTGATGGTCGGAATTATGTTGTTGCTCATTGCCGATATTCTCTTTCGCACTGTGGGCATTGCCATACAAGGGCTTTCTGATCTCTCGGTATTTGTCATGATTATTGTGGTTTATTTCGGGCTAGCTCGTTGTGAGGAGTATGAAGAACACGTGAGCTTAGAGTTGGTGACGAATAAATTGCCGTATCGCAGTCGACTTTTCACTCAGGTTATCGCGCAAAGTTTAGCCGTAGTAACGATAGGTTTTCTACTGTATGCAGTGAGTTCAAACTCCTTAGATTCGTATATGTCTAACGAATCGGTCGAGGGGGTGATGCAGTTTAAAATCTGGCCAGTAAAAGCGTTAATGTTGGTCGGTTTAGCCGCGTTCATGTTGCAAGCATGACTCAAGGTTACTCGAACAGCGAAAACGTTGATTCGGTCATTTCAGGCCACGGCGGCAACGGGTGAACTTATACATTGAAGTTAGCGCTTAATCAGCTGCTAAACAAGAGAGAACAGTGGGTTTGAGGCACTTTTCTGCTGTTCTTCTCTTTCAAGGAAGAATTTGATTATGGATTTTCTAACTGCAGGCATCATCTGTATCGGGCTATTGCTCTTTTTGATGGCAATAGGGTTGCAAATTGGTCTTTCGTTTATTTTGAGCGGAGTGGTCGTTAGTGCTCTCTTGCTCGGAATGCATAGTTCTTTATCCCTACTGGGGCAGGCCACTTACTTTTCTATCGCAACGCCGACTTGGGCATCGATTCCCCTATTTATTTTGATGGGGGCATTTGCTGCTTCTAGTGGATTAGCTCGTCGTGCCTACTCGGCTGTATATGCTATGAGTATGGGCATTAAAGGTTCTCTGGGAATTGCGACATGTTTTAGTTGCGCGGTATTTGGCGCAGTTTCTGGTTCTTCATTAGCGACAACCGCTATTTTTGGCAAGATGGCGCTGCCTGAAATGAATCGTCTTAATTACGATAAGTCATTTTCAGCCGGTTGTATTGCTTCTGCTGGGACGTTTGCTTCAATGATTCCACCAAGCACCATGATGATCATCTACGCACTGTTTACCCAGCAATCGGTGGGTAAGCTTTTTGCGGCGGGGGTTGTACCTGGTTTAATGACCGCGATTGGTTACATCTTAGTCATCCGTTATATGGTGAAACGTAATCCCAAACTGGCGCCTAGCCCTGATGAGATCACGATACCAAGAAAAGAGCGGATGAAAGAAGCTGGGAAAGTTTGGCCTGTTGCTATTATCGCTGTTGCAGTATTAGGCGGGATTTACAGTGGTTATTTTACCCCAACTGAAGCAGCCGCTGTGGGGGCTTTGATTACTCTCGTATTGGGCATTGCACTGGGTGCTTTCCATAAACTAGGCGATGTCAGTCAAGCGATGAAAGAGTCGGCGAACACGACGGCGATGTTGTTCCTAGTTAACATTGGCGCATTGTTTTATAGCCGCACATTGGCCATCACTCGCTTGCCTGTTGAGTTAACCAATTCATTGCAGCATATGAATGTGCCACCGATTGTCATACTCATAGGTATTTTGGTGATCATGTTCTTGCTCGGAATGATCATGGTGCCAGTTGGTATCTATGCTTTGCTACTTCCCATTGTATTTCCTCTTTTAACTTCGTTGGGCTATGACCCTATTTGGTTCGGTGTTATAGCACTCAAACTGACTGAAATCGGTTCAATTACGCCACCTGTGGGGTTGAATGCCTTTGCCATGAAAGGGGTGATTTCAAAAGAAATGAATATCTCGTTGGAAGATATTTTTAAAGGAATATGGCCATTTTGTTTGTGTGAACTGGGGATTCTTGTGCTCTTGGTTATGTTCCCTCAGCTATCACTATGGCTACCTAATTTATTACTTGGATAACAGACAATAAGAGAAAAGGAGTTTAGTTATGTCTTCAACTACTGTTGATTTATTGCTCAAAGGTGATGTTGTTTTATCAGACCATGTATCAAAAGATACCTATGTTGGCGTAAAAGATGGGCTTATCGTTGGTATTTATGCAGATGGTAATGCACCTGAATACAAAGAGTTTATTGATGCGTCAGGAAAAATTATTTTCCCAGGCATGGTTGATGCGCACGTGCATTCGTACAGTAATATGCATGAGCAGTTTACTCATTCAACCGCTGCCGCCGCGGCCGGTGGGGTAACGACGATCATCGAAATGCCTTATGACTCTTGTGGCCCGGTGTTCGATGTCGCTCAATTTAAAGAAAAGCAAACGTGGATTGCAGATAAGGCGAAAGTGGACGTGGCACTGCTTTCCACTATCAAAAAACAAGGTGATCTCAGTGAAGTGGATGCCTTAGTCGAATTAGGTACCTGTGGTTTTAAATTAAGTGCATTTGAAACCGACCCATATCGTTTCCCACGTATTGATGATGATGTGCTGTGGACGATTTTACCTAAACTGGCTGAAACAGGTTTACCTGTGGGTTTTCACTGTGAAAACGATGTCATCATTGAAGCTCTCATTGCTCAGTACAAAGAAGAGGGGAAAACTTACCCTAAAGCGCACTGTGAAACGCGTCCACCGATTTCAGAAACATTGGCCGTGAGTAAATTACTTGAGTTTGCTTATTGGACTAAGTTCTCTTTGCATGTTTACCATAATTCTCACCCTCGCTGTTTAGATATGATCGATTGGTATAAAGAGCAAGGTGTGGATGTATCCGTTGAAACTTGCCCGCACTACTTATTGATTTCTGATGAAGATATGTCAGAGAAAAAAGCATTTGCCAAAATTAACCCGCCAATGCGCGACCCTCAAGCCGTTGAAGGAATGTGGCAAGCCTTGATTGACGGACGCCTTAACTGGGTGGCATCCGATCACGCACCATGGCCATTGGAACGTAAAAGTAATGAGGTGATTTTTGATAATGGGTCTGGTGCTCCTGGCGTTGAATCTATTCTCCCTCTAATGTTCAGTGAAGGTGTAGTGAAACGCGGAATTGACTTGGTGAAACTTGGTCAACTGTTAGCCGCTAACCCTGCTGAACGCTTCAAGCTTGATCACCGTAAAGGCAAAATTGCTGTGGGTATGGATGCCGACTTTGCCATTATCGATCCGAATGAAGAGTGGTTTTTCAATGCTGCAGAAACTCAATCTTCAGCAAAATGGTCTCCTTATGATGGTAAAAAAATCACTGGTCGCGTAGTAAAAACAGTGCTGCGTGGTACCACCATTTTTGACCAAGGTAAGGTGTTATCAAAAGAAGGTGATGGTGCGTATGTAGGTGCTCATCGTTAATCTAGTGGAGAAATTCACCCTCTTTGCTGAGGGTGAATGACTAGGGGAGACGACATTCAACTACATACCCTAATCAAGGAGGCAAGGATGCAGCAGGTAACAATTAATAGCGAACGATTATGGCAAAGCCTGATGGCTTTGGGAAAAATCGGTGAACAAGATAATGGCGGTATGTATCGGCCAGCACTCTCACCAGAAGATCAGCAAGCTCGAGAGTGGTTGGTCTCGCAAATGGAGAGTATGGGGCTTGAAGTGAAGGTGGACGGTGCGTTAAACGTTATTGGGCGGTTAAAATCGCAATCGCCTAAAACGGAGCAAGTTGTCGCAATGGGCTCGCATATCGATACTGTCCCAAATGGTGGAAAATTTGATGGTGCCTATGGGGTTCTGGCCGCTCTGGAATGCGTAAAAAGCTTACAAGAAAACCAAGTCACTTTGCCGTTTGATGTGGAAGTCATCAGCTTTTGTGATGAAGAAGCGGCTCATAATGCAGGAACGGTCGGAAGCCGTGCAATGATGGGGCGGTTACTTCCTGGCGAGTTAGAAAAAGCAAAAATTAAAGGAGAGAAGCCGTTTCGCTATTTCTTAGAACAACTGGGTCATTCATTTGCCACCGTTGAAACGGCGCAGCGTAACGCAGATGAGTTTCTCTGTTTTCTTGAAGCGCATATCGAGCAAGGCAAAGTGTTGGAATCACGCCAACAATCGATTGGTGTCGTGACCGGGATTGTTGGAGTATACCGTTATATCGTTACTGTCACGGGAGAAGCCGCCCATGCTGGAACCACCCCCATGTCAATGCGCAAAGATGCATTGGTTGAGGCGGCGCCAGTCTTTACTTTAATACCGCAATGGGTGCATGAGCAAAATCCAGAGATGGTAGGAACCATAGGGCAAGTGACGGTTTTGCCTGGGGCGAGTAACGTAGTACCTAAAGAATGTCGTTTTTTGGTTGAGTTGAGATCTCAGCAGTCACAAGACATGCAAGTAGTTCGTGACAAATTAATAAATTATGCCAATCTTCGTCACGGCTGGAACATTGAAACTATTTATGAAAAAGATAGTGTGGTGTTAGATGATCGTATGATTTCTTGTTTATCTGTTGTAACAGAAGCCGCACAATTACCTTATATTACGATGGCTAGTGGAGCTGGGCATGATGCTCAATCATTCGCACCATCAGTCCCTACGGGGATGATTTTTATTCCCTGTTTAGCAGGTGTTAGTCACAATCCAAAAGAGTGGATTACGGAGGAAGATGCCAGTAATGGCTGCCAAGTTCTGATGGATGCGGTCCGACACCTAGCAACACAGGT
It encodes:
- a CDS encoding GntR family transcriptional regulator; the encoded protein is MPNHENESDIGEWIANKVSRGEWNFGHSVNERELTEAFQLSRHKVRESLNILCIEGILEKKPNKGYFVVEYDTSEAHDGYRVRANLAYLAGQLLAERISLDALQTLRQLHSQMVSALERMEIEQYFVLNKQLHDVLFEATKCAPLIQFNKILQKKLSLFLHKEMNNPIGLKLSNQEHLALINHIAEGNAKAAATCFEQHILKGIKSL
- the dctP gene encoding TRAP transporter substrate-binding protein DctP, with product MRAIKWRPAAIAVLVASTLAVAPMMAAASTTLKYSDHDPTNGMRTDFVDKVWLKTIKEKAGDDVDIQTFWGGSLLGSKEILKGIGDGITEMGFVYPGHYPGQLPAHTIFRLFPRGPKKFADMLWFYREVYKKVPAFQAELKKAHVKTLLFTAGLPGAFVGKKPLHSLADIKGQKWRAGDKWSLRFLQNAGAQPTSIPWGDTYMALQTGAIDGCYTNYDGAHLMKFDETAPNVLVSKSLWYGIPFLHLINENTFNRLSKKTQQEILDASDIAEKKFAKVYDDAFTQIVKDERAAGVKVTFMTDDDLIKWEDSDELEGLQQQWVKEAQQAGLKNAEQVMKQVKDIYAQAMKREDSKEG
- a CDS encoding TRAP transporter small permease subunit; its protein translation is MKNSITSVSQSLAGLSGWLMVGIMLLLIADILFRTVGIAIQGLSDLSVFVMIIVVYFGLARCEEYEEHVSLELVTNKLPYRSRLFTQVIAQSLAVVTIGFLLYAVSSNSLDSYMSNESVEGVMQFKIWPVKALMLVGLAAFMLQA
- a CDS encoding TRAP transporter large permease, which gives rise to MDFLTAGIICIGLLLFLMAIGLQIGLSFILSGVVVSALLLGMHSSLSLLGQATYFSIATPTWASIPLFILMGAFAASSGLARRAYSAVYAMSMGIKGSLGIATCFSCAVFGAVSGSSLATTAIFGKMALPEMNRLNYDKSFSAGCIASAGTFASMIPPSTMMIIYALFTQQSVGKLFAAGVVPGLMTAIGYILVIRYMVKRNPKLAPSPDEITIPRKERMKEAGKVWPVAIIAVAVLGGIYSGYFTPTEAAAVGALITLVLGIALGAFHKLGDVSQAMKESANTTAMLFLVNIGALFYSRTLAITRLPVELTNSLQHMNVPPIVILIGILVIMFLLGMIMVPVGIYALLLPIVFPLLTSLGYDPIWFGVIALKLTEIGSITPPVGLNAFAMKGVISKEMNISLEDIFKGIWPFCLCELGILVLLVMFPQLSLWLPNLLLG
- a CDS encoding dihydroorotase, which translates into the protein MSSTTVDLLLKGDVVLSDHVSKDTYVGVKDGLIVGIYADGNAPEYKEFIDASGKIIFPGMVDAHVHSYSNMHEQFTHSTAAAAAGGVTTIIEMPYDSCGPVFDVAQFKEKQTWIADKAKVDVALLSTIKKQGDLSEVDALVELGTCGFKLSAFETDPYRFPRIDDDVLWTILPKLAETGLPVGFHCENDVIIEALIAQYKEEGKTYPKAHCETRPPISETLAVSKLLEFAYWTKFSLHVYHNSHPRCLDMIDWYKEQGVDVSVETCPHYLLISDEDMSEKKAFAKINPPMRDPQAVEGMWQALIDGRLNWVASDHAPWPLERKSNEVIFDNGSGAPGVESILPLMFSEGVVKRGIDLVKLGQLLAANPAERFKLDHRKGKIAVGMDADFAIIDPNEEWFFNAAETQSSAKWSPYDGKKITGRVVKTVLRGTTIFDQGKVLSKEGDGAYVGAHR
- a CDS encoding Zn-dependent hydrolase, with the protein product MQQVTINSERLWQSLMALGKIGEQDNGGMYRPALSPEDQQAREWLVSQMESMGLEVKVDGALNVIGRLKSQSPKTEQVVAMGSHIDTVPNGGKFDGAYGVLAALECVKSLQENQVTLPFDVEVISFCDEEAAHNAGTVGSRAMMGRLLPGELEKAKIKGEKPFRYFLEQLGHSFATVETAQRNADEFLCFLEAHIEQGKVLESRQQSIGVVTGIVGVYRYIVTVTGEAAHAGTTPMSMRKDALVEAAPVFTLIPQWVHEQNPEMVGTIGQVTVLPGASNVVPKECRFLVELRSQQSQDMQVVRDKLINYANLRHGWNIETIYEKDSVVLDDRMISCLSVVTEAAQLPYITMASGAGHDAQSFAPSVPTGMIFIPCLAGVSHNPKEWITEEDASNGCQVLMDAVRHLATQV